Proteins encoded together in one Caloramator mitchellensis window:
- the trmB gene encoding tRNA (guanosine(46)-N7)-methyltransferase TrmB yields the protein MRLRHKPWARPELEACDFVIINPKEYKGRWKDAFGNDNDIYLELGCGRGKFISEHALLEPDINFIGIEIKDEVIIYAKRRVEQVFKEKNSEVSNVRLVVADIAHIEEMFDKDEISKIYLNFSTPWPKK from the coding sequence GCAAGACCAGAGCTTGAAGCGTGTGATTTTGTAATTATCAATCCAAAGGAATATAAGGGTAGGTGGAAGGATGCTTTTGGCAACGACAACGATATATATTTGGAGTTAGGCTGCGGAAGAGGTAAATTTATTTCTGAACATGCCCTTTTAGAGCCCGATATAAATTTTATTGGCATTGAGATAAAGGATGAGGTTATTATTTATGCTAAAAGAAGGGTTGAACAAGTATTTAAGGAGAAAAACAGTGAGGTTTCAAATGTAAGGCTTGTTGTTGCAGACATTGCCCATATCGAGGAAATGTTTGATAAGGATGAAATATCAAAGATATATCTTAATTTCAGCACGCCATGGCCAAAGAAAA